The Tessaracoccus aquimaris sequence CCCAGCACCAGGCGGAGTCGCATCGACCAGTGCCGGGCGGCTTGGACGCGTCCGCACCCACGAGCTTGCCCAACTCGGTAAGTGCGGGCTCGTACTTGCTTGGGGCGCGTTCTGCCAGACCAGCGCGTATCTCACCGATGCGTCGGCGGACCTTGCCCTGATTAGCGCCTGAGTCCAGTACTGAGGCCACCGCATTGACGGCATTCGCATCGATGGCGCTGAGCGCGGACCGTTGCATAGTCGGGAATGGTGCCATTTGGCGGACCCATGACCCAAGTCCCATGATCGTTTCGGCGAGCCGCACTAGCCCCTGTGCCGCAGTCCTGCCGGCGGCGTCGCCGGTCTGATCGGCGGCTTGATCGGCCCAGGCGGCTTCCAGATAGGTCCAGAATGCTCGATAGCCCTTGGTGGCGGAACCCGCCGCGCCCGTGACTCGCGCAACTTCGTGGGCATGCCTGGCCGCGTCGTCCCAGGCGCCGATATTGGCCGCAGCCCAGGCCCTTATTTCGTGCTCCACACAGGCTGACAAGGCTGCGGTGCCATCGGGTGCCTGTTGAGTCATTTCGCGGCGGTAGTCGGTCAAGGCAGGCTCGGCTTCGGCGCGCCAGCTTTCATCGCTGTCCTGGTTGAGGAAGGCGTGGAGATTGCTGAGCATGTCACCGGCTGTGCCGGCCTGAGAGTTCTCGCGGCCGAAGCGGATTTCGGCCTGGAGTTCAGAGTCAAGTGCCGCGACGATCTCTGGTCGAGTAAGGTAACGCGAGAGATCAGGACCGAGAACGAGCACGACCGCCGTGTCTCCGGGACCTCTTGTGCACCGACCAGCGCCCTGGATCACACGCGTGCGCACCCGAGCCGCCAGGGCAGCGCCGGCCCGAGCGCGGGACTGCAGGAACCGTTCTTGAAGATTGTCTTGGTCAGGGACCCCATCGAGGGCGACGAGGCGGCACGCGTCCCCCGGGAGATCGAGCCCGTCATAGCGAGCGGCGAGTCCGCAGACGCCATGCGGCAGCTTGGCGAACGGGGCCATGCTCTCAGCAACCTGGTCGATCCCCCACACAGGCCATCCTGGCTGCGCGAGCGCGCTGGCGTCGCTCATGGCAGCCTCGGTGCGAGGTGCCAGGATCAGTGCTTTGCCCGCGGCTGCGACGATCGCCCGGTTGAGGTCGGTCGTGTCGGCGCCTTCGACGAACTCGGGGAACACGAAGAACCGTCGTCCGTACCGTGGTGCGGTGCTCTCATCCGGCTGCTGGAGTCGAAGGATTCCCGGGCGTCCAAACGCACGTTCAAGCTCGCCCCCTTCACCCAGCGTCGCGGACAAGTAGACCCGCTGCCGTGCACCAGATAGCAGCCCGTTCTGATGGGTGGGTGGCACGTATGGACGGACCAAGATTCCTGAGTAGGCCACATACACCAGGCACGAGGCTAGGCCGGCGCGGATCATCGCGTAGCGGTAGGTATGCGGCGCCCGGAGTGAACCCAATACGCCGTCGAGCTTGGCGATCAAGCCGCTCTGTCGAAGCGGCACTACCATCCGCACGTCACTACCGATCCCAGGGTCAGGTTGGGAATCGCGTAGGCGCTCAAGGAACACGCCATCAAGGGCGGGAGCGAGTGTGTCGAGCACGGCCGTGTACTCTGCCGGAGACTTCCATCGGTTTATGTCGACGCTATAGGCCTCGCCGACATACTGTTCACCGGCGTGTGCGTCATCGAACAGGATCAGGTCGGCATCGGCCAGGCGAGGGTTGCTGTTGAAGATGCTGCTGTACGTCGTGACGGCGATCGCCTCGGCTGCTTCGTACGCTACGTGTGCGCCGGTGGGCCAGTCAGAGTGCCGACCCACGAGCAGCGCCGTGTCTATCCCTTCTCGGTAAGCAGCGTCCGTCACCTGGCGCGCAAGCTGTTGGGTTGGGCACGCGTAGATCACTCGCGAGCGTCGCTTGCGTCGCGTCCACTCCGCAACAAGCAGCCCTGTGAGTGTCTTGCCAGTGCCAGTGGGGAGTTCCAACGCGACGTCGGGACTGCTGGCTTTCGACGTGAATGTCTTCAGCATCTCCGACTGGTGCGCCCACAGCCCGGGAACAGCGCCTGGACGTCGAGGGAGATCGCGATACAGCTCACCAGGGGAGGCGTAGTCCGTCCCGCCCGTCCTAGTTCGAACGAACGCCACGTCGTCCCCTCCCTACGCGGAAATGGAGCGCTCCGTGGTTGCGCGCCGACATAAGTGTCTCATCGGAAGCTCGCTAGGTGAGCAGAAGGGCATGGACTGAGCCATGGACGCAGGAGGTGGCACCCGATCGGTGGTGACAACCTAGGGCGGGCACCCTACGAGGACCCGATGGAGCCTGGGTGCTGCGGCCCTAGGCCGATGCTCCGACGCCACGGGCTGCCCGTTCTGACGGACGCCTGGCCAATGCGACACTGACCCTGGCCAGCTACGGCCTAACGTTTGGGTCGACGGACGATGAGGTCGCGGCCATCGCATTCAGTGCAGTTGCACATCGGCCATCCGAAGCGAGCCCAGAAGGATGCAGACTGCTGAGTTGGGCCGACATAGATTTCGCGGTCACGGTACTCAGACGCGAGTTGCTGGATGATCGCTGTGCCTAGGTGGGTTCCATTGCAGCGGAGGTCTTCTCGAACCTCGAAACTCCAGACCATGACTGCTGGGCTGTTAGTGCGGGAAGAGTGGGCGGGGTACCTGAGGTGAAGAAGAAGCCGGGCGACTTCCTCGCCCCGTTGGATATATGACCGCCACTGATGGTCGGGTGGCCCGAGCCCTCCGTTCGCCCACCACGTTCTGGTGAATCGGCGGTCATCAGCGTAGTCGGGCCTGCGCCTACCATGCATGACGACCATCTCCGGTTCTTCCCAGGTAATCGCCTCGCCCACGCCGTTGAGTCTCTCAGAGTCAGGTGGTGGCTGCCCAGTACTGGGTGTTCGTCTCGCGGCCACTAGATTGTCAGGCCGCTCCGCTCTTCCGCGGTGCGGTCAACGGGGTCCTCAGTTCCCCAGTCGGCAACGGTGAGTTTCCTCGTTCGGCCGAGTTCGGCTCGGGCCCGGGCTGCGTCGATCTTCTGCGCGGTCGAAGTTGGAGGCGCACCTAGGGGTGATTCGCCAGCGATCTGGTAGCGGTCCCGGTACGCAGCGACGGTGCGGGCTGACCGTCGCCAGCTTGCGTACCTCCGTCGATCCGTCGGTGGTGTGCCGAGCGCCTTCGTCCACGGCGCAGCTTCGTTCAGGGAGATGTCTAGGACGGCGTCGGCGCGGGTTTCGATGAGCGAGCGTCGTTGGTCGAGTGCTTCGTGCATGTCGGTGGCCATAGGGCCGTCCGCGTGCGGGATCAGGCCGGCGATGAGTCGAGGGGCCTTCCTGGCTCGGCCTGCCTGGGCGGGTCGTCGGGTGGCTTGTTCGACGCGGTAGTGGAGGACGGCGGCGATGTCGTCGGCGTCGCTGAACCCGCGCGCGCCGACGAGACGTGGCAGGAGCGCCTCGACATCGTGATGGTTGGCTTCGGCGTGGCGGAGTTCGGCAGTGAGCGGGCCGAAGGCGTCGGACTCGATCGCGTTCTCGGCTTGGTCGGTGGTCAGTCCGGAGCCGCGGATGAGGGTGGCCCAGCGGTCATGCTGGGCTGCGGCGGCCAGGGTCTCGTACTCGGCGGTGAGTTGGGCGATCGAGCCCCACTGGTTCTGTTCGGTGACGATGGTTTCGTGGGCGGACAGTTCGGCGCCGGTGTGCTGCAGAACGCCGTAGAGGACGCTTCGTGCACTCGCGTCGGGGTTCTCGCCGGGGTGCGGTTCTGCATGGTCGTCGGCGTGGTCGAGGATCACGTAGGCATGGTTGGTGTGGCGGCCGCGGGTCATGGAGACGTAGAAGTTCTCTCTTGTGGAGGTCGGCTCGACGAGGACGTGCGCGGTGTCGGTGGTGACTCCTTGGGCGCGGTAGGCGGTGACCGCGTACCCGAGATCGACATGCTCGGCCGCATACCCGGCTGGCAGGACGACCGTGCCGCCGAACCGGCGGCCTGGTTTGCGGATGGTGAGGGTCCCGTCGCCGCGGACGGACGTGATGGTCCATATGTCGCCGTTGCGTACCCAGTCGCGTCCGTTCGTGGTGCGGAGTCGTCGGTCGTTGCGGCGGGTGATGATGGTGTCCCCGACTCCGGCGGTGGTGCCGTCGTGGAGTTCGATCTCGCGGTTGGGGGTGAGGGTGCCGTCGAGGATCAGGTCGGCGCGGGCTCGGGTGTTGAGGGCGGTCACGTCCTGTTGGGTTTCGGCGATTAGCACCGACACCAGGCCGGTGTCCCGGTCTGCCCGCCATGCGGTGTAGGCGGCGTCGGTCATGGTCTCGTGGTCGCCGTCGTGGATGCGGTGGTGGTTGAGGTAGGTGTCGATGACCTGGGTTCGTCCGTGCCGGAGCTCCAGGGATGCGGTCTTCTCCCACCCGTTCTTGAAGCGGTGGACATCGACCAACTCGGGCGTATCGTGACGGTCGCCGGCGAGCATCGCAAACGCCCCGCCGGCATCGACCGATTGCAGCTGGGCGTAGTCGCCCACCAAGAGGACCTTCGCTCCGACCTCCTGGGCGAGGTGGGTGATGCGGTCCAGAGACAGGGTGCCGGCCAGGGACGCCTCATCGATGATGACAAGCTGACCAGCCTCGAAGGTCGTGCCGTGCAGAAGGTGGTTCTGCCACCACTTCGCGGTGTTCTCCGTGTCGATGCCGAGGTCGTCGGCGAGGACTTGGGCGGCGACCGCGGATGGTGCGAGACCGACGACGGAGCCGGGACCGTGTTCGGTCTCCCAGGCTCGGCGGAGCGCGTTCATCGCGGTGGTCTTGCCCGAGCCCGCGGGACCGACCAACACATCGAGCACCCGCCCCGACACCGCGATCCGGACCAGCGCGTCGGCCTGATCGACACCGAGCAGCCGGCCCTCGGCATCACGCTTGCGGGTGATCTTCTCGACCCTCGCCAACGAGACGGTCGGGCCGGTGAATGTGCGGGAGCGGTCGAGCAGCCGGTCCTCAGCTTGAAGCAGTACCTCGGAGGAGAACACCGTGGAGTGCTTCGGCCGGAACACCGAGGACCCATCCGACCGGCGAAACGCCGCAGGGGAGGTGGCCAGATCGGGGGGTGTCAAGCGCAGGGAGGCGTGTTCGGCGGCGTCGGCGACCATGGCGACGATGGCTACGCGGTCGTGGATGGTGGCGAATCGCCATCCCATCGTCTGTCGGGAGGCTTCGGCCATCAGGTTCCACCTGCGCCAGGTCGAACGTTTCTCACCCACGGCCTCCACCACGGAATGGCCG is a genomic window containing:
- a CDS encoding DEAD/DEAH box helicase — encoded protein: MLKTFTSKASSPDVALELPTGTGKTLTGLLVAEWTRRKRRSRVIYACPTQQLARQVTDAAYREGIDTALLVGRHSDWPTGAHVAYEAAEAIAVTTYSSIFNSNPRLADADLILFDDAHAGEQYVGEAYSVDINRWKSPAEYTAVLDTLAPALDGVFLERLRDSQPDPGIGSDVRMVVPLRQSGLIAKLDGVLGSLRAPHTYRYAMIRAGLASCLVYVAYSGILVRPYVPPTHQNGLLSGARQRVYLSATLGEGGELERAFGRPGILRLQQPDESTAPRYGRRFFVFPEFVEGADTTDLNRAIVAAAGKALILAPRTEAAMSDASALAQPGWPVWGIDQVAESMAPFAKLPHGVCGLAARYDGLDLPGDACRLVALDGVPDQDNLQERFLQSRARAGAALAARVRTRVIQGAGRCTRGPGDTAVVLVLGPDLSRYLTRPEIVAALDSELQAEIRFGRENSQAGTAGDMLSNLHAFLNQDSDESWRAEAEPALTDYRREMTQQAPDGTAALSACVEHEIRAWAAANIGAWDDAARHAHEVARVTGAAGSATKGYRAFWTYLEAAWADQAADQTGDAAGRTAAQGLVRLAETIMGLGSWVRQMAPFPTMQRSALSAIDANAVNAVASVLDSGANQGKVRRRIGEIRAGLAERAPSKYEPALTELGKLVGADASKPPGTGRCDSAWCWGTNSGSR
- the mobF gene encoding MobF family relaxase yields the protein MTVSMRVMSAGDGYRYLLRTVVAADGDRPLSTPLTRYYMEAGTPPGRWLGDGVASLGDGELAVGDVVSEAQLQLLMGMGRDPISGDPLGLAFPVYKTPAERIEARIADLDPALSPGRKGEVVAQIVAEEAARGTRRAVAGFDFTFSIPKSASVLWAVADAGVQALIGEAHHRAVAEVVAFMEREVAATRTGATAGDGAVAQVDVTGLIATAFDHFDSRAGDPHLHTHVVISNKAKTVLDGKWRSLDGRPMHAAVVALSELHEAVFADHMTRTFGVAWEARDMGRDKNPAWAITGVPEELIAEFSTRARHIDAETDRLIADYVTAHGRRPSPATIMKLRAQATLSTRPEKDVRSLAELTAEWWTRATKTLGHDATLWARGVTDNDTPLLLRADDVPLDVVDELGHSVVEAVGEKRSTWRRWNLMAEASRQTMGWRFATIHDRVAIVAMVADAAEHASLRLTPPDLATSPAAFRRSDGSSVFRPKHSTVFSSEVLLQAEDRLLDRSRTFTGPTVSLARVEKITRKRDAEGRLLGVDQADALVRIAVSGRVLDVLVGPAGSGKTTAMNALRRAWETEHGPGSVVGLAPSAVAAQVLADDLGIDTENTAKWWQNHLLHGTTFEAGQLVIIDEASLAGTLSLDRITHLAQEVGAKVLLVGDYAQLQSVDAGGAFAMLAGDRHDTPELVDVHRFKNGWEKTASLELRHGRTQVIDTYLNHHRIHDGDHETMTDAAYTAWRADRDTGLVSVLIAETQQDVTALNTRARADLILDGTLTPNREIELHDGTTAGVGDTIITRRNDRRLRTTNGRDWVRNGDIWTITSVRGDGTLTIRKPGRRFGGTVVLPAGYAAEHVDLGYAVTAYRAQGVTTDTAHVLVEPTSTRENFYVSMTRGRHTNHAYVILDHADDHAEPHPGENPDASARSVLYGVLQHTGAELSAHETIVTEQNQWGSIAQLTAEYETLAAAAQHDRWATLIRGSGLTTDQAENAIESDAFGPLTAELRHAEANHHDVEALLPRLVGARGFSDADDIAAVLHYRVEQATRRPAQAGRARKAPRLIAGLIPHADGPMATDMHEALDQRRSLIETRADAVLDISLNEAAPWTKALGTPPTDRRRYASWRRSARTVAAYRDRYQIAGESPLGAPPTSTAQKIDAARARAELGRTRKLTVADWGTEDPVDRTAEERSGLTI